One stretch of Callospermophilus lateralis isolate mCalLat2 chromosome 11, mCalLat2.hap1, whole genome shotgun sequence DNA includes these proteins:
- the C1ql1 gene encoding C1q-related factor encodes MLLVLVVLIPVLVSSGGPDGHYEMLGTCRMVCDPYPARGPGAGARPDGSDALSEQSGAPPPSTLVQGPQGKPGRTGKPGPPGPPGDPGPPGPVGPPGEKGEPGKPGPPGLPGAGGSGAISTATYTTVPRVAFYAGLKNPHEGYEVLKFDDVVTNLGNNYDAASGKFTCNIPGTYFFTYHVLMRGGDGTSMWADLCKNGQVRASAIAQDADQNYDYASNSVILHLDAGDEVFIKLDGGKAHGGNSNKYSTFSGFIIYSD; translated from the exons ATGCTGCTGGTGCTGGTGGTGCTCATCCCCGTGCTGGTGAGCTCGGGCGGCCCGGACGGCCACTATGAGATGCTGGGCACCTGCCGCATGGTGTGCGACCCCTACCCCGCGCGAGGCCCCGGCGCCGGCGCGCGGCCCGACGGCAGCGACGCCCTGAGTGAGCAGAGCGGCGCTCCCCCGCCCTCCACGCTGGTGCAGGGCCCCCAGGGGAAGCCGGGCCGCACGGGCAAGCCAGGTCCCCCCGGACCTCCCGGGGACCCTGGTCCTCCGGGTCCGGTGGGGCCGCCTGGGGAGAAAGGTGAGCCAGGCAAGCCGGGCCCTCCAGGGCTGCCGGGCGCAGGGGGCAGCGGCGCCATCAGCACGGCCACCTACACCACAGTGCCACGAGTGGCCTTCTACGCCGGCCTCAAGAACCCTCACGAGGGTTACGAGGTGCTGAAGTTTGACGACGTGGTCACCAACCTAGGCAACAACTACGATGCGGCCAGCGGCAAGTTTACGTGCAACATTCCCGGCACCTACTTTTTCACCTACCACGTCCTCATGCGCGGCGGCGACGGCACCAGTATGTGGGCGGACCTCTGCAAGAATGGTCAG GTGAGGGCCAGCGCCATTGCCCAGGATGCAGACCAGAACTATGACTACGCCAGCAACAGCGTGATCCTGCACCTGGACGCGGGTGACGAGGTCTTCATCAAGCTGGATGGAGGCAAAGCGCACGGAGGCAACAGCAACAAATACAGCACTTTCTCCGGCTTCATCATCTACTCTGATTGA